Proteins found in one Hemibagrus wyckioides isolate EC202008001 linkage group LG23, SWU_Hwy_1.0, whole genome shotgun sequence genomic segment:
- the LOC131344083 gene encoding uncharacterized protein LOC131344083 isoform X1: MKTLHLALILLVLSGVLTQDREWSVKYPDKPICAVRGFSVSIPCSYSYPQNHQVEQKLWCSMNSNKDLCLKPPYVYNSSSNTKSDFKLTGDDKSDCTLLIHNVQFSYSGEYRFRFITNGDRFTGRLGVTLQVTDLKVSLIRLSGNGTLKQGDSLNLRCDVNCTHTSSQFVWSKNNQPLNTSGPVLHFPALTVRNSGNYTCTWETGETSGSETISLHVEGDKPENPERWSIWVIILVSAGVSVVVSVIIGAVIHNRRFLCDRRSVHTEQQKNEDDSAIYSNVQKNEDDSAIYSNTQQQEEDFSVYANV; the protein is encoded by the exons ATGAAGACCCTGCACTTGGCTCTGATTCTGCTCGTGCTGTCCG GTGTTCTCACTCAGGACAGAGAATGGAGTGTGAAATATCCTGATAAACCGATCTGTGCTGTGAGAGGATTCAGTGTCTCCATTCCCTGTAGTTATTCTTATCCACAAAATCATCAGGTGGAACAAAAGCTTTGGTGCTCGATGAACTCAAACAAAGATTTGTGTCTAAAACCACCGTATGTTTATAACAGCTCATCAAACACCAAGTCAGACTTTAAGCTCACTGGAGACGACAAATCAGACTGCACTTTGTTAATCCACAATGTACAGTTCAGTTATTCTGGAGAGTACAGATTCAGATTTATAACTAATGGGGACAGATTCACAGGTCGTCTTGGAGTGACTCTACAAGTTACAG atttaaaggtGTCACTAATCAGGCTCAGTGGAAACGGAACCCTTAAACAAGGAGACTCGTTAAATCTGAGGTGTGATGtgaactgtacacacacttcctcacagTTTGTGTGGTCTAAGAACAACCAGCCCTTAAATACATCAGGACCTGTTCTTCACTTTCCTGCTCTAACCGTGAGGAATTCTGGGAATTACACCTGCACTTGGGAAACCGGCGAGACGTCAGGATCTGAAACCATCAGCCTTCACGTCGAGG GTGACAAACCTGAGAATCCTGAACGTTGGTCAATCTGGGTCATTATTTTAGTGAGCGCTGGAGTGAGTGTCGTCGTCTCAGTCATCATAGGAGCTGTGATTCACAACAGGAG GTTTCTGTGTGATCGCAGGAGTGTCCACACCGAACAGCAGAAGAATGAGGATGATTCTGCTATCTACTCTAACGTCCAGAAGAATGAGGATGATTCTGCTATCTACTCTAACACCCAGCAGCAGGAAGAAGATTTTTCAGTCTATGCTAATGTGTAA
- the LOC131343974 gene encoding uncharacterized protein LOC131343974, with protein sequence MKTLYFFLLTLCGVLTQDREFGVKYPDKPICAVRRFSVSIPCSYSYPQKHQVEQKLWCSMNSNTDVCLNPPYVYNSSSNTKSDFEFTGDDKSDCTLLIHNVQFSYSGEYRFRFITNGDRFTGKPGVTLQVTDLKVSLIRLSGNGTLKQGDSLNLRCDVNCTHTSSQFVWSKMNQSLNTSGPVLHFPAVTVRDSGKYTCTWKTNKTSGSETYELLVEGDGLDQWAIWSIILVIILILVIVAAVIYYRKRVEAQEKNSGNGAEKAKDAENTHDKQSKPQLSSVPPLDVETLHEEEVTYATVCVKDKKPAQGRDYTGKQKEDDSVFTQINIFSVKYPDKLICAVRGFSVSIPCSYSYPQDHHVVQKLWCSMNSNTDMCVNPPYVYNSSSNTKSDFEFTGDDKSDCTLLIHNVQFSYSGEYRFRFITNVDKGKCTGLPGVTLQVTDLKVSLIRLSGNGTLKQGDSLNLRCDVNCTHTSSQFVWSKNNQSLNTSGPVLHFPAVTVRDSGNYTCTWKTGETSGSETISLHVEGDVGDAAQWKIWIIVLVTAGVILIALVTGAVIYNRRFVHAKQQMEDDSTIYANIPQNKGACVSFANVQQQQKGFAIYANVR encoded by the exons ATGAAGACGCTGTACTTCTTTCTGCTCACGCTGTGCG GTGTTCTCACTCAGGACAGAGAATTTGGTGTGAAATATCCTGATAAACCGATCTGTGCTGTGAGAAGATTCAGTGTCTCCATTCCCTGTAGTTATTCTTATCCACAAAAACATCAGGTGGAACAAAAGCTTTGGTGCTCGATGAACTCAAACACAGATGTGTGTCTAAACCCACCGTATGTTTATAACAGCTCATCAAACACCAAGTCAGACTTTGAGTTCACTGGAGACGACAAATCAGACTGCACTTTGTTAATCCACAATGTACAGTTCAGTTATTCTGGAGAGTACAGATTCAGATTTATAACTAATGGGGACAGATTCACAGGTAAACCTGGAGTGACTCTACAAGTTACAG atttaaaggtGTCACTAATCAGGCTCAGTGGAAACGGAACCCTTAAACAAGGAGACTCGTTAAATCTGAGGTGTGATGtgaactgtacacacacttcctcacagTTTGTGTGGTCTAAGATGAACCAGAGCTTAAATACATCAGGACCTGTTCTTCACTTTCCTGCTGTAACCGTGAGGGATTCTGGGAAATACACCTGCACTTGGAAAACCAACAAGACGTCAGGATCTGAAACCTACGAACTTCTCGTCGAGG GTGATGGTTTAGATCAGTGGGCAATCTGGAGCATTATTTTGGTGATTATCTTGATTTTGGTGATCGTGGCAGCTGTAATTTACTACAG GAAGAGAGTAGAAGCTCAGGAAAAAAACAGTGGGAATGGTGCAGAGAAAGCAAAG GatgcagaaaacacacacgATAAACAGTCAAAGCCACAGCTAAGCTCTGTTCCTCCACTGGATGTTGAAACGTTGCACGAGGAGGAAGTGACTTACGCGACTGTGTGTGTCAAAGACAAGAAACCAGCGCAAGG gcGTGACTACACTGGGAAACAGAAGGAGGATGACA GTGTTTTCACTCAGATCAACATTTTCAGTGTGAAATATCCTGATAAACTGATCTGTGCTGTGAGAGGATTCAGTGTCTCCATTCCCTGTAGTTATTCTTATCCACAAGATCATCATGTGGTACAAAAGCTTTGGTGCTCGATGAACTCAAACACAGATATGTGTGTAAACCCACCGTATGTTTATAACAGCTCATCAAACACCAAGTCAGACTTTGAGTTCACTGGAGACGACAAATCAGACTGCACTTTGTTAATCCACAATGTACAGTTCAGTTATTCTGGAGAGTACAGATTCAGATTTATAACTAATGTGGACAAAGGCAAATGCACAGGTCTTCCTGGAGTGACTCTACAAGTTACAG atttaaaggtGTCACTAATCAGGCTCAGTGGAAACGGAACCCTTAAACAAGGAGACTCGTTAAATCTGAGGTGTGATGtgaactgtacacacacttcctcacagTTTGTGTGGTCTAAGAACAACCAGAGCTTAAATACATCAGGACCTGTTCTTCACTTTCCTGCTGTAACCGTGAGGGATTCTGGGAATTACACCTGCACTTGGAAAACCGGCGAGACGTCAGGATCTGAAACCATCAGCCTTCACGTCGAGG GTGATGTAGGTGATGCAGCGCAGTGGAAAATCTGGATCATTGTTTTGGTGACAGCTGGTGTGATTTTGATCGCTTTAGTGACTGGAGCTGTGATTTACAACAGAAG GTTTGTCCATGCCAAGCAACAGATGGAGGACGATTCTACCATCTACGCTAACATACCACAGAACAAGGGCGCTTGTGTTAGCTTTGCTAATGTACAACAGCAGCAGAAAGGTTTTGCTATCTATGCTAATGTACGATAA
- the LOC131344082 gene encoding uncharacterized protein LOC131344082 isoform X1 — protein MKTLHLALILLVLSGVLTQDREFGVKYPDKPICAVRGFSVSIPCSYSYPQNHQVEQKLWCSMNSNTDFCYKPPYVYNSSSNTKSDFEFTGDDKSDCTLLIHNVQFSYSGEYKFRFITNVDRFTGKPGVTLQVTDLKVSLIRLSGNGTLKQGDSLNLRCDVNCTHTSSQFVWSKNNQPLNTSGPVLHFPALTVRDSGKYTCTWETNVTSGSETISLHVEGDDPDNPEHWSIWVIVLVITGVIVVLVIIGAVIHNRRFLCDRRSVHTEQQKKGDSAMDFNVQKNEDDSATYSNVQKNEDDSAIYSNTQQQEEDSAIYANV, from the exons ATGAAGACGCTGCACTTGGCTCTGATTCTGCTCGTGCTGTCCG GTGTTCTCACTCAGGACAGAGAATTTGGTGTGAAATATCCTGATAAACCGATCTGTGCTGTGAGAGGATTCAGTGTCTCCATTCCCTGTAGTTATTCTTATCCACAAAATCATCAGGTGGAACAAAAGCTTTGGTGCTCGATGAACTCAAACACAGATTTCTGTTATAAACCACCGTATGTTTATAACAGCTCATCAAACACCAAGTCAGACTTTGAGTTCACTGGAGACGACAAATCAGACTGCACTTTGTTAATCCACAATGTACAGTTCAGTTATTCTGGAGAGTACAAATTCAGATTTATAACTAATGTGGACAGATTCACAGGTAAACCTGGAGTGACTCTACAAGTTACAG atttaaaggtGTCACTAATCAGGCTCAGTGGAAACGGAACCCTTAAACAAGGAGACTCGTTAAATCTGAGGTGTGATGtgaactgtacacacacttcctcacagTTTGTGTGGTCTAAGAACAACCAGCCCTTAAATACATCAGGACCTGTTCTTCACTTTCCTGCTCTAACCGTGAGGGATTCTGGGAAATACACCTGCACTTGGGAAACCAACGTCACATCAGGATCTGAAACCATCAGCCTTCACGTCGAGG GTGACGACCCTGACAACCCTGAACATTGGTCAATCTGGGTCATTGTTTTGGTGATCACTGGAGTGATTGTCGTCTTGGTCATCATAGGAGCTGTGATTCACAACAGGAG GTTTCTGTGTGATCGCAGGAGTGTCCACACCGAGCAGCAGAAGAAGGGCGATTCTGCCATGGACTTTAATGTCCAGAAGAATGAGGATGATTCTGCTACCTACTCTAATGTCCAGAAGAATGAGGATGATTCTGCTATCTACTCTAACACCCAGCAGCAGGAGGAAGATTCTGCAATCTACGctaatgtataa
- the LOC131344083 gene encoding uncharacterized protein LOC131344083 isoform X4 has protein sequence MKTLHLALILLVLSGVLTQDREWSVKYPDKPICAVRGFSVSIPCSYSYPQNHQVEQKLWCSMNSNKDLCLKPPYVYNSSSNTKSDFKLTGDDKSDCTLLIHNVQFSYSGEYRFRFITNGDRFTGRLGVTLQVTDLKVSLIRLSGNGTLKQGDSLNLRCDVNCTHTSSQFVWSKNNQPLNTSGPVLHFPALTVRNSGNYTCTWETGETSGSETISLHVEVSAGVSVVVSVIIGAVIHNRRSVHTEQQKNEDDSAIYSNVQKNEDDSAIYSNTQQQEEDFSVYANV, from the exons ATGAAGACCCTGCACTTGGCTCTGATTCTGCTCGTGCTGTCCG GTGTTCTCACTCAGGACAGAGAATGGAGTGTGAAATATCCTGATAAACCGATCTGTGCTGTGAGAGGATTCAGTGTCTCCATTCCCTGTAGTTATTCTTATCCACAAAATCATCAGGTGGAACAAAAGCTTTGGTGCTCGATGAACTCAAACAAAGATTTGTGTCTAAAACCACCGTATGTTTATAACAGCTCATCAAACACCAAGTCAGACTTTAAGCTCACTGGAGACGACAAATCAGACTGCACTTTGTTAATCCACAATGTACAGTTCAGTTATTCTGGAGAGTACAGATTCAGATTTATAACTAATGGGGACAGATTCACAGGTCGTCTTGGAGTGACTCTACAAGTTACAG atttaaaggtGTCACTAATCAGGCTCAGTGGAAACGGAACCCTTAAACAAGGAGACTCGTTAAATCTGAGGTGTGATGtgaactgtacacacacttcctcacagTTTGTGTGGTCTAAGAACAACCAGCCCTTAAATACATCAGGACCTGTTCTTCACTTTCCTGCTCTAACCGTGAGGAATTCTGGGAATTACACCTGCACTTGGGAAACCGGCGAGACGTCAGGATCTGAAACCATCAGCCTTCACGTCGAGG TGAGCGCTGGAGTGAGTGTCGTCGTCTCAGTCATCATAGGAGCTGTGATTCACAACAGGAG GAGTGTCCACACCGAACAGCAGAAGAATGAGGATGATTCTGCTATCTACTCTAACGTCCAGAAGAATGAGGATGATTCTGCTATCTACTCTAACACCCAGCAGCAGGAAGAAGATTTTTCAGTCTATGCTAATGTGTAA
- the LOC131344083 gene encoding uncharacterized protein LOC131344083 isoform X2, whose protein sequence is MKTLHLALILLVLSGVLTQDREWSVKYPDKPICAVRGFSVSIPCSYSYPQNHQVEQKLWCSMNSNKDLCLKPPYVYNSSSNTKSDFKLTGDDKSDCTLLIHNVQFSYSGEYRFRFITNGDRFTGRLGVTLQVTDLKVSLIRLSGNGTLKQGDSLNLRCDVNCTHTSSQFVWSKNNQPLNTSGPVLHFPALTVRNSGNYTCTWETGETSGSETISLHVEGDKPENPERWSIWVIILVSAGVSVVVSVIIGAVIHNRRSVHTEQQKNEDDSAIYSNVQKNEDDSAIYSNTQQQEEDFSVYANV, encoded by the exons ATGAAGACCCTGCACTTGGCTCTGATTCTGCTCGTGCTGTCCG GTGTTCTCACTCAGGACAGAGAATGGAGTGTGAAATATCCTGATAAACCGATCTGTGCTGTGAGAGGATTCAGTGTCTCCATTCCCTGTAGTTATTCTTATCCACAAAATCATCAGGTGGAACAAAAGCTTTGGTGCTCGATGAACTCAAACAAAGATTTGTGTCTAAAACCACCGTATGTTTATAACAGCTCATCAAACACCAAGTCAGACTTTAAGCTCACTGGAGACGACAAATCAGACTGCACTTTGTTAATCCACAATGTACAGTTCAGTTATTCTGGAGAGTACAGATTCAGATTTATAACTAATGGGGACAGATTCACAGGTCGTCTTGGAGTGACTCTACAAGTTACAG atttaaaggtGTCACTAATCAGGCTCAGTGGAAACGGAACCCTTAAACAAGGAGACTCGTTAAATCTGAGGTGTGATGtgaactgtacacacacttcctcacagTTTGTGTGGTCTAAGAACAACCAGCCCTTAAATACATCAGGACCTGTTCTTCACTTTCCTGCTCTAACCGTGAGGAATTCTGGGAATTACACCTGCACTTGGGAAACCGGCGAGACGTCAGGATCTGAAACCATCAGCCTTCACGTCGAGG GTGACAAACCTGAGAATCCTGAACGTTGGTCAATCTGGGTCATTATTTTAGTGAGCGCTGGAGTGAGTGTCGTCGTCTCAGTCATCATAGGAGCTGTGATTCACAACAGGAG GAGTGTCCACACCGAACAGCAGAAGAATGAGGATGATTCTGCTATCTACTCTAACGTCCAGAAGAATGAGGATGATTCTGCTATCTACTCTAACACCCAGCAGCAGGAAGAAGATTTTTCAGTCTATGCTAATGTGTAA
- the LOC131344078 gene encoding uncharacterized protein LOC131344078 isoform X1, producing the protein MKMHLLVLILLTLSAIRSSCICDVKYAGPVCAVRGFSVSIPCSYSYSPNSKVNKMLWCSMNSNTGVCRKPPYVYNSSSNTKSDFEFTGDDKSDCTLLIHNVQFNYSGEYKFRFITNVTGVRCTGDPGVTLQVADLKVSLIRLSGNGTLKQGDSLNLRCDVNCTHTSSQFVWSKNNQSLNTSGPVLHFPALTVRDSGNYTCTWETNVTSGSKTVSLPVEGVLPQSSDYGVNYSTLVCAVRGFSVSIPCYYYYHPINSTVVQMLWCSMNSNTDLCLNPPYVYNSSSNTKSDFEFAGNNKSDCTLLIHNVQFNYSGEYKFRFITNLIRWTGDPGVTLQVTDLKVSLIRLSGNGTLKQGDSLNLRCDVNCTHTSSQFVWSKNNQPLNTSGPVLHFPALTVRDSGNYTCTWETNVTSGSETISLHVEGENPAQWPVAAVVTATVLFVIFLILLVVIYRRWKNDTVEDKSGKAGAQPQVKQLPQSNEEVSKQEEVTYATVSIKDNNMNKGHVNTENKKVDISVIYSSVKIK; encoded by the exons ATGAAGATGCATCTCCTGGTCCTGATTCTGCTCACACTGTCCG CCATTCGCTCATCCTGTATTTGTGATGTGAAATATGCTGGGCCGGTTTGTGCTGTGAGAGGATTCAGTGTCTCCATTCCCTGTAGTTATTCTTATTCACCAAATTCTAAGGTGAACAAAATGCTTTGGTGCTCGATGAACTCAAATACAGGCGTATGTAGAAAACCACCGTATGTTTATAACAGCTCATCAAACACCAAGTCAGACTTTGAGTTCACTGGAGACGACAAATCAGACTGCACTTTGTTAATCCACAATGTACAGTTCAATTACTCTGGAGAGTACAAATTCAGATTTATAACTAATGTGACCGGTGTCAGATGCACAGGTGACCCTGGAGTGACTCTACAAGTTGCAG atttaaaggtGTCACTAATCAGGCTCAGTGGAAACGGAACCCTTAAACAAGGAGACTCGTTAAATCTGAGGTGTGATGtgaactgtacacacacttcctcacagTTTGTGTGGTCTAAGAACAACCAGAGCTTAAATACATCAGGACCTGTTCTTCACTTTCCTGCTCTAACCGTGAGGGATTCTGGGAATTACACCTGCACTTGGGAAACCAATGTGACTTCAGGATCTAAAACAGTCAGCCTTCCTGTCGAGG GTGTTCTCCCTCAGTCCAGTGACTATGGTGTGAATTATTCGACGCTGGTGTGTGCTGTGAGAGGATTCAGTGTCTCCATtccctgttattattattatcatccaATAAACTCTACGGTGGTACAAATGCTTTGGTGCTCGATGAACTCAAACACAGATTTGTGTCTAAACCCACCGTATGTTTATAACAGCTCATCAAACACCAAGTCAGACTTTGAGTTCGCTggaaacaacaaatcagactGCACTTTGTTAATCCACAATGTACAGTTCAATTATTCTGGAGAGTACAAATTCAGATTTATAACTAATCTGATCAGATGGACAGGTGATCCTGGAGTGACTCTACAAGTTACAG atttaaaggtGTCACTAATCAGGCTCAGTGGAAACGGAACCCTTAAACAAGGAGACTCGTTAAATCTGAGGTGTGATGtgaactgtacacacacttcctcacagTTTGTGTGGTCTAAGAACAACCAGCCCTTAAATACATCAGGACCTGTTCTTCACTTTCCTGCTCTAACTGTGAGGGATTCTGGGAATTACACCTGCACTTGGGAAACCAACGTCACATCAGGATCTGAAACCATCAGCCTTCATGTCGAGG GTGAAAATCCTGCTCAGTGGCCAGTCGCTGCTGTGGTGACAGCTACAGTGCTTTTTGTCATCTTTCTCATCCTATTAGTTGTGATTTACAGGAG GTGGAAGAACGACACTGTGGAAGACAAGAGCGGAAAAGCTGGAGCACAACCACAG GTAAAGCAGCTTCCTCAGTCTAATGAAGAAGTGTCAAAGCAGGAGGAAGTGACTTATGCAACTGTGTCTATCAAAGACAACAATATGAACAAAGG GCATGTCAACACTGAGAATAAGAAAGTGGACATATCCGTTATCTACAGTtctgtgaaaataaaatga
- the LOC131344083 gene encoding uncharacterized protein LOC131344083 isoform X3, whose amino-acid sequence MKTLHLALILLVLSGVLTQDREWSVKYPDKPICAVRGFSVSIPCSYSYPQNHQVEQKLWCSMNSNKDLCLKPPYVYNSSSNTKSDFKLTGDDKSDCTLLIHNVQFSYSGEYRFRFITNGDRFTGRLGVTLQVTDLKVSLIRLSGNGTLKQGDSLNLRCDVNCTHTSSQFVWSKNNQPLNTSGPVLHFPALTVRNSGNYTCTWETGETSGSETISLHVEVSAGVSVVVSVIIGAVIHNRRFLCDRRSVHTEQQKNEDDSAIYSNVQKNEDDSAIYSNTQQQEEDFSVYANV is encoded by the exons ATGAAGACCCTGCACTTGGCTCTGATTCTGCTCGTGCTGTCCG GTGTTCTCACTCAGGACAGAGAATGGAGTGTGAAATATCCTGATAAACCGATCTGTGCTGTGAGAGGATTCAGTGTCTCCATTCCCTGTAGTTATTCTTATCCACAAAATCATCAGGTGGAACAAAAGCTTTGGTGCTCGATGAACTCAAACAAAGATTTGTGTCTAAAACCACCGTATGTTTATAACAGCTCATCAAACACCAAGTCAGACTTTAAGCTCACTGGAGACGACAAATCAGACTGCACTTTGTTAATCCACAATGTACAGTTCAGTTATTCTGGAGAGTACAGATTCAGATTTATAACTAATGGGGACAGATTCACAGGTCGTCTTGGAGTGACTCTACAAGTTACAG atttaaaggtGTCACTAATCAGGCTCAGTGGAAACGGAACCCTTAAACAAGGAGACTCGTTAAATCTGAGGTGTGATGtgaactgtacacacacttcctcacagTTTGTGTGGTCTAAGAACAACCAGCCCTTAAATACATCAGGACCTGTTCTTCACTTTCCTGCTCTAACCGTGAGGAATTCTGGGAATTACACCTGCACTTGGGAAACCGGCGAGACGTCAGGATCTGAAACCATCAGCCTTCACGTCGAGG TGAGCGCTGGAGTGAGTGTCGTCGTCTCAGTCATCATAGGAGCTGTGATTCACAACAGGAG GTTTCTGTGTGATCGCAGGAGTGTCCACACCGAACAGCAGAAGAATGAGGATGATTCTGCTATCTACTCTAACGTCCAGAAGAATGAGGATGATTCTGCTATCTACTCTAACACCCAGCAGCAGGAAGAAGATTTTTCAGTCTATGCTAATGTGTAA
- the LOC131344078 gene encoding uncharacterized protein LOC131344078 isoform X2, protein MKMHLLVLILLTLSGVLPQSSDYGVNYSTLVCAVRGFSVSIPCYYYYHPINSTVVQMLWCSMNSNTDLCLNPPYVYNSSSNTKSDFEFAGNNKSDCTLLIHNVQFNYSGEYKFRFITNLIRWTGDPGVTLQVTDLKVSLIRLSGNGTLKQGDSLNLRCDVNCTHTSSQFVWSKNNQPLNTSGPVLHFPALTVRDSGNYTCTWETNVTSGSETISLHVEGENPAQWPVAAVVTATVLFVIFLILLVVIYRRWKNDTVEDKSGKAGAQPQVKQLPQSNEEVSKQEEVTYATVSIKDNNMNKGHVNTENKKVDISVIYSSVKIK, encoded by the exons ATGAAGATGCATCTCCTGGTCCTGATTCTGCTCACACTGTCCG GTGTTCTCCCTCAGTCCAGTGACTATGGTGTGAATTATTCGACGCTGGTGTGTGCTGTGAGAGGATTCAGTGTCTCCATtccctgttattattattatcatccaATAAACTCTACGGTGGTACAAATGCTTTGGTGCTCGATGAACTCAAACACAGATTTGTGTCTAAACCCACCGTATGTTTATAACAGCTCATCAAACACCAAGTCAGACTTTGAGTTCGCTggaaacaacaaatcagactGCACTTTGTTAATCCACAATGTACAGTTCAATTATTCTGGAGAGTACAAATTCAGATTTATAACTAATCTGATCAGATGGACAGGTGATCCTGGAGTGACTCTACAAGTTACAG atttaaaggtGTCACTAATCAGGCTCAGTGGAAACGGAACCCTTAAACAAGGAGACTCGTTAAATCTGAGGTGTGATGtgaactgtacacacacttcctcacagTTTGTGTGGTCTAAGAACAACCAGCCCTTAAATACATCAGGACCTGTTCTTCACTTTCCTGCTCTAACTGTGAGGGATTCTGGGAATTACACCTGCACTTGGGAAACCAACGTCACATCAGGATCTGAAACCATCAGCCTTCATGTCGAGG GTGAAAATCCTGCTCAGTGGCCAGTCGCTGCTGTGGTGACAGCTACAGTGCTTTTTGTCATCTTTCTCATCCTATTAGTTGTGATTTACAGGAG GTGGAAGAACGACACTGTGGAAGACAAGAGCGGAAAAGCTGGAGCACAACCACAG GTAAAGCAGCTTCCTCAGTCTAATGAAGAAGTGTCAAAGCAGGAGGAAGTGACTTATGCAACTGTGTCTATCAAAGACAACAATATGAACAAAGG GCATGTCAACACTGAGAATAAGAAAGTGGACATATCCGTTATCTACAGTtctgtgaaaataaaatga
- the LOC131344082 gene encoding uncharacterized protein LOC131344082 isoform X2: MKTLHLALILLVLSGVLTQDREFGVKYPDKPICAVRGFSVSIPCSYSYPQNHQVEQKLWCSMNSNTDFCYKPPYVYNSSSNTKSDFEFTGDDKSDCTLLIHNVQFSYSGEYKFRFITNVDRFTGKPGVTLQVTDLKVSLIRLSGNGTLKQGDSLNLRCDVNCTHTSSQFVWSKNNQPLNTSGPVLHFPALTVRDSGKYTCTWETNVTSGSETISLHVEGDDPDNPEHWSIWVIVLVITGVIVVLVIIGAVIHNRRSVHTEQQKKGDSAMDFNVQKNEDDSATYSNVQKNEDDSAIYSNTQQQEEDSAIYANV; encoded by the exons ATGAAGACGCTGCACTTGGCTCTGATTCTGCTCGTGCTGTCCG GTGTTCTCACTCAGGACAGAGAATTTGGTGTGAAATATCCTGATAAACCGATCTGTGCTGTGAGAGGATTCAGTGTCTCCATTCCCTGTAGTTATTCTTATCCACAAAATCATCAGGTGGAACAAAAGCTTTGGTGCTCGATGAACTCAAACACAGATTTCTGTTATAAACCACCGTATGTTTATAACAGCTCATCAAACACCAAGTCAGACTTTGAGTTCACTGGAGACGACAAATCAGACTGCACTTTGTTAATCCACAATGTACAGTTCAGTTATTCTGGAGAGTACAAATTCAGATTTATAACTAATGTGGACAGATTCACAGGTAAACCTGGAGTGACTCTACAAGTTACAG atttaaaggtGTCACTAATCAGGCTCAGTGGAAACGGAACCCTTAAACAAGGAGACTCGTTAAATCTGAGGTGTGATGtgaactgtacacacacttcctcacagTTTGTGTGGTCTAAGAACAACCAGCCCTTAAATACATCAGGACCTGTTCTTCACTTTCCTGCTCTAACCGTGAGGGATTCTGGGAAATACACCTGCACTTGGGAAACCAACGTCACATCAGGATCTGAAACCATCAGCCTTCACGTCGAGG GTGACGACCCTGACAACCCTGAACATTGGTCAATCTGGGTCATTGTTTTGGTGATCACTGGAGTGATTGTCGTCTTGGTCATCATAGGAGCTGTGATTCACAACAGGAG GAGTGTCCACACCGAGCAGCAGAAGAAGGGCGATTCTGCCATGGACTTTAATGTCCAGAAGAATGAGGATGATTCTGCTACCTACTCTAATGTCCAGAAGAATGAGGATGATTCTGCTATCTACTCTAACACCCAGCAGCAGGAGGAAGATTCTGCAATCTACGctaatgtataa